Proteins from a genomic interval of Benincasa hispida cultivar B227 chromosome 7, ASM972705v1, whole genome shotgun sequence:
- the LOC120081601 gene encoding uncharacterized protein LOC120081601 produces MMIVFESGSRSTSEGGSPESESDGDVHRGNANDEVVRVEGGDDLEHSEHEDVEYGKVEGGTYKRSDDMFDDMMGDVREEDELNQVDVFHANFGTERPVDEECPECAVRRREGANADESTYSYLRSIDSALSRLDGCISGLDSRVSIMEENMTEMKGQLSAILSLLQSMHKGSTVNEEMTRSPIPSREPDTTVTASDTPIPIPPLQSDTTPSPTSNPPVQPDTTITTSPIDIKPIQADVPQTEPNMSALHTMPPIEADMSGIPEAATSGIVTTTEGVPLDSRRISRKRKPVDKYTPPAQAKKKNVAKHPLPGVATSIFRSIVIYNVAHAIPHNIMTKMMSWISDDNTNNEVRENSFKPLDKQFFEELITPNSLVECDTINTLFYFMKDKFYTRPDMCMHKFTILPIGVMSPQCSWRGI; encoded by the exons ATGATGATAGTTTTTGAAAGTGGCTCAAGGTCGACGAGTGAGGGGGGTAGTCCCGAGAGTGAAAGTGACGGTGATGTCCATCGTGGAAATGCCAATGATGAGGTTGTCAGGGTGGAAGGAGGGGATGATCTCGAGCATTCTGAGCACGAGGATGTTGAATATGGAAAGGTGGAAGGAGGGACATACAAACGTAGTGATGATATGTTCGATGATATGATGGGGGACGTACGCGAGGAGGACGAGTTGAACCAAGTTGATGTCTTTCATGCGAACTTCGGTACAGAGCGTCCTGTGGATGAAGAGTGTCCTGAGTGTGCTGTCCGCCGCAGGGAGGGAGCCAATGCAGACGAGTCTACTTATTCGTACCTGCGGTCCATTGACAGTGCACTATCGAGGTTGGATGGCTGTATATCGGGTTTAGATAGTCGTGTCTCCATTATGGAGGAAAACATGACTGAAATGAAAGGGCAATTGTCGGCCATCCTTTCATTGTTGCAGTCTATGCACAAG ggttccACGGTGAATGAGGAGATGACCAGGTCACCCATCCCATCTCGGGAGCCCGATACGACTGTGACTGCCTCTGACACTCCCATCCCCATCCCCCCTCTACAGTCCGATACCACCCCTTCACCTACTTCCAACCCCCCTGTACAGCCCGATACCACCATTACCACATCACCGATTGACATCAAACCTATACAGGCCGACGTCCCACAGACAGAGCCCAACATGTCTGCTTTACACACCATGCCACCTATAGAGGCTGACATGTCTGGCATCCCAGAGGCAGCCACTTCTGGGATTGTTACGACCACAGAAGGAGTTCCACTG GATTCTCGAAGAATTAGTCGTAAGAGAAAACCAGTTGACAAATATACACCCCCAGCCCaagcaaagaagaaaaatgtggcTAAACATCCTCTTCCAGGTGTAGCTACGTCAATATTCAGATCGATCGTCATATATAACGTAGCACACGCCATTCCACACAATATCATGACAAAAATGATGAGTTGGATCTCGGACGACAATACAAACAACGAGGTTCGAGAGAACTCCTTCAAACCACTCGACAAGCAATTCTTCGAGGAATTGATTACCCCGAATTCGTTGGTCGAGTGCGAT AccataaacactttattttattttatgaaagataaattttatactCGGCCCGACATGTGCATGCATAAGTTCACCATCTTGCCAATTGGTGTAatg TCACCTCAATGCTCGTGGCGGggtatttaa